In Synechococcus sp. Nb3U1, one DNA window encodes the following:
- a CDS encoding FHA domain-containing protein, with product MVDSVPSSSSPHQHILVVEDRDGRRNQVLGSSKYFIGRDLANDICLNSQFASRYHAMLLRVPADQEGEYCYRILDGDLEGKPSTNGLLINGQKLTAHQLKPGDVITFGPDAKATYKIAKAP from the coding sequence ATGGTCGATTCTGTGCCTTCTTCCTCCAGCCCTCACCAGCACATCTTGGTCGTCGAAGACCGGGATGGTCGCCGTAACCAAGTATTGGGCTCCTCGAAATACTTCATCGGTCGGGATCTGGCCAACGACATTTGCCTCAACTCCCAGTTTGCCTCTCGCTACCATGCCATGCTGTTGCGAGTGCCTGCTGATCAAGAGGGGGAATACTGCTACCGCATTTTAGATGGGGATTTGGAGGGCAAGCCCAGCACCAATGGCTTATTGATCAATGGACAAAAGCTGACTGCCCACCAGCTCAAGCCAGGGGATGTGATCACTTTCGGCCCCGATGCCAAAGCAACCTACAAAATCGCGAAAGCCCCCTAG
- a CDS encoding YajQ family cyclic di-GMP-binding protein, giving the protein MASTYSFDIVSDFDRQELVNAVDQAQREIKQRYDLKDTQTEIELGEGSLTITTASDMALSSIQDILSTKAAKRGLSLKIFDFQTPESVSGNRVRQVVQLKKGIDATLAKQISKQIRDTFKKVQPSIQGDLVRVSAKDKDDLQAVIQMLKQEDYPVALQFINYR; this is encoded by the coding sequence ATGGCCTCCACCTACTCATTCGATATCGTCAGCGATTTTGATCGGCAGGAGTTGGTCAATGCTGTGGATCAGGCCCAGCGGGAGATCAAACAGCGCTACGACCTGAAGGATACTCAGACAGAAATTGAGCTTGGGGAGGGATCCCTGACCATTACCACTGCCAGCGATATGGCCCTCAGCTCGATTCAAGATATTCTCTCCACCAAGGCGGCCAAGCGGGGTTTATCTCTGAAGATTTTCGATTTTCAAACCCCAGAAAGCGTCAGCGGCAACCGAGTTCGCCAGGTGGTTCAGCTTAAGAAAGGCATTGATGCCACACTCGCCAAACAGATCTCTAAGCAAATCCGCGATACTTTCAAGAAAGTGCAGCCTTCTATTCAAGGGGATCTAGTACGGGTTTCCGCCAAAGATAAAGATGATCTGCAAGCGGTGATCCAGATGCTCAAGCAGGAAGACTACCCGGTGGCGCTGCAATTTATCAATTACCGATGA
- a CDS encoding class I SAM-dependent methyltransferase: MSTRSMGLGEELRQYLLSVTAPEPELLTQLREETAQHPQGRMQICPEQGRFMALLIQLMGAKKTLEVGVFTGYSSLSVALALPADGKVVACDISEDYTQVARRYWHAAGVADKIQLHIAPALETLDRLLETDQAGTFDFAFIDADKGNYWGYFERTLQLLRPGGLVAIDNVLWSGRVIDPEDTSPDTEALRLFNQKVQQDPRVTVAMLPIGDGLTLALKR; this comes from the coding sequence ATGTCTACTCGATCCATGGGTCTAGGAGAAGAGTTGCGCCAATATCTGCTGTCGGTAACAGCCCCTGAACCGGAACTGCTAACCCAATTGCGGGAAGAAACCGCCCAACATCCTCAAGGGCGGATGCAAATTTGCCCTGAACAAGGCCGTTTCATGGCTCTGCTGATTCAGCTGATGGGGGCCAAGAAGACCCTGGAAGTGGGGGTGTTTACTGGCTATAGCTCCCTGTCCGTGGCTCTGGCCCTACCTGCAGATGGCAAAGTTGTAGCCTGCGATATCAGCGAGGACTATACCCAAGTGGCCCGCCGTTACTGGCATGCTGCCGGGGTAGCAGATAAAATTCAACTGCACATTGCCCCAGCTTTAGAAACCTTGGATCGCCTGTTGGAGACTGACCAGGCTGGAACCTTCGATTTTGCTTTTATTGATGCTGATAAGGGCAATTACTGGGGCTACTTCGAGCGGACTTTGCAGTTGCTGCGACCGGGCGGGCTGGTGGCCATTGATAATGTATTGTGGTCTGGCCGGGTGATTGACCCAGAGGATACCAGCCCAGACACAGAAGCGCTCCGGCTCTTCAATCAGAAAGTGCAACAGGATCCCCGGGTTACGGTGGCGATGCTGCCGATTGGGGACGGCTTAACGCTGGCCTTAAAAAGGTGA
- the hemW gene encoding radical SAM family heme chaperone HemW — MPSNSMAVAAAPKNPMLPTQLGWPEAAYLHIPFCRQRCHYCDFATGLGTQELIETYVQMLCREIGSPCRYRHLPGDPSPLTSIFFGGGTPSLLTAEQLGRILNKLRERIPFHPECEISLEANPGTLTPEQLSGYRALGVNRVSLGVQAFQAELLAACGRLHGVEEVYEAVHNLRTVGINHFNLDLIFGLPHQTLEHWQQSLQALIAISPPHVSIYDLTIESGTKFGRLYRPGDAPLPPEEATVEMYLMARELLTQAGYIHYEISNFARPGFQCRHNRVYWENRLYFGFGMGSVGYEGRRRIQQPKTLYDYFEQVKAGIHPMSPETALEEAWMDTLMLGLRLQEGLDLAHLQASFGDGKVKQALDRLDPYFRKGWASCDGGRLRLIPPNGWLFSNEILKDLFE; from the coding sequence TTGCCCTCTAACTCTATGGCTGTCGCAGCGGCTCCCAAAAACCCAATGTTACCCACTCAGCTTGGCTGGCCGGAAGCGGCTTACTTGCACATTCCGTTTTGTCGTCAGCGCTGCCACTACTGCGATTTTGCAACCGGCTTAGGCACCCAAGAGCTGATCGAAACCTATGTGCAAATGCTCTGTCGGGAGATCGGCAGCCCCTGCCGCTACCGCCACTTACCTGGGGATCCCAGCCCCCTAACCAGCATTTTTTTCGGGGGTGGCACACCCTCTCTTCTCACAGCGGAGCAACTGGGGCGAATTTTGAACAAGCTGAGGGAGAGGATCCCATTTCATCCTGAGTGCGAAATTTCTTTGGAGGCCAATCCCGGTACCCTAACCCCAGAGCAACTGTCAGGTTATCGAGCTTTAGGTGTCAACCGCGTCAGCTTGGGGGTGCAAGCCTTTCAAGCGGAGTTGTTAGCTGCTTGTGGTCGCTTGCATGGCGTAGAAGAAGTTTATGAAGCCGTTCACAACCTGCGGACTGTAGGGATCAATCATTTCAATCTGGATTTAATCTTTGGCCTGCCCCATCAAACATTGGAACACTGGCAGCAATCCTTGCAAGCCCTGATTGCAATTTCTCCTCCCCATGTCTCTATTTATGATTTAACCATTGAATCTGGTACCAAGTTTGGCAGGCTATATCGACCAGGAGATGCACCTTTACCTCCTGAGGAAGCTACCGTTGAAATGTACCTAATGGCGCGAGAACTACTCACCCAGGCGGGTTATATTCACTATGAAATTTCCAACTTCGCTCGCCCCGGATTTCAATGTCGGCATAATCGTGTCTATTGGGAAAATCGACTTTACTTCGGCTTTGGCATGGGATCCGTTGGCTACGAAGGAAGACGGCGCATCCAACAGCCCAAAACCCTTTACGACTACTTTGAGCAGGTGAAAGCTGGGATTCACCCCATGTCCCCTGAAACTGCCTTAGAGGAAGCCTGGATGGATACTTTAATGTTGGGGTTAAGACTCCAGGAAGGGCTGGATCTAGCACATTTACAAGCGAGTTTTGGTGATGGGAAGGTCAAGCAAGCCTTGGATAGACTGGATCCCTATTTCAGGAAGGGTTGGGCCAGTTGCGATGGAGGTCGGTTACGACTGATCCCACCCAATGGATGGCTATTTTCCAATGAGATCCTCAAGGATTTGTTCGAGTAA
- a CDS encoding HU family DNA-binding protein — protein sequence MNKAELVDAVAHRANVTKKEADAVISAALEIIVEEVASRDESGEPKGKVTLVGFGSFEARKRKEREGRNPKTNQKMLIPESIVPAFTAGKSFRDAVAGEKS from the coding sequence ATGAACAAGGCAGAGCTTGTTGATGCCGTCGCTCATCGCGCCAATGTGACCAAGAAGGAAGCTGATGCTGTCATTTCGGCGGCACTGGAAATCATCGTCGAAGAGGTCGCGTCCCGCGATGAAAGCGGCGAGCCCAAGGGAAAGGTGACCCTGGTGGGCTTCGGCTCCTTTGAGGCCCGCAAGCGCAAAGAACGGGAGGGCCGTAACCCGAAGACCAACCAGAAGATGTTGATCCCAGAAAGTATTGTCCCTGCCTTTACTGCGGGTAAATCTTTCCGCGATGCGGTGGCGGGCGAGAAGTCTTGA
- the mrdA gene encoding penicillin-binding protein 2, producing MAKLYPVGNPKTLFSPHSSPRTPRRVLPPPQLDTGSSRWMGSPQTKTVGQSYRAIVLLLLASLLILAGLGSRLAYIQLVQTQYYRQLADTNRIRLLPQPPERGRIVDRNGVLLAGSQLSHSVFLWPLVQSRQRWQEMIPTLAQYLQIAPEEIEQKLEQAGYRSPFPVRILRNASPQVVIQLEEMSRELPGVMVEAETIRLYPNGDLAAHLLGYTGEIPQEKLQANPDYRLGDIVGLMGAEELFEAHLRGQWGGRQVEVDAMGEVLRVLGEQAPQPGKTLQLTLDVRLQQVAEQALANRKGAVIAMDPRDGSILAMASYPTFDPNLFSSRITQAQWDTLQQQEFPFLNRGMRAYAPASTYKIITTAAGIESGAFPPGTVLQTAPYVQVGGWRFWDWNRVGFGRLNYRQAMAWSSDTFFYQIALGTKVGPLQEWSRRFGLGQPTGIGLKGEALGLVPDADWKQRHWREPWYVGDTVNMSIGQGFITATPLQMAVVTAAVANGGWRVRPLLSQQVIPENPVPMRQSVGMSGATLQILQQGLRDVVVFGTGGNANLGPGFPPTAGKTGTAEDPPRRSHAWYVGYAPYDQPELVVVVFLENSGGGGGAQAAPVFREVMRAYFQPES from the coding sequence ATGGCCAAACTTTACCCCGTCGGCAACCCAAAAACCTTGTTCTCCCCCCATTCCAGCCCTCGTACCCCGCGCCGCGTCCTCCCTCCCCCACAACTGGACACCGGCAGCTCTCGTTGGATGGGATCCCCGCAGACCAAAACCGTCGGGCAGAGCTATCGGGCCATCGTCTTGCTGCTGTTGGCGAGCCTGTTGATCCTGGCCGGACTGGGATCCCGTTTGGCCTACATTCAACTGGTGCAAACCCAGTATTACCGCCAGTTGGCCGATACCAACCGCATCCGGTTGTTGCCTCAACCGCCGGAGCGAGGCCGTATTGTAGATCGCAACGGGGTGCTGCTGGCGGGTAGCCAATTGTCCCACTCAGTCTTTCTCTGGCCGCTGGTGCAGTCACGGCAACGCTGGCAGGAGATGATCCCCACCTTGGCGCAGTACCTACAAATCGCCCCGGAGGAAATTGAACAAAAGCTGGAGCAAGCCGGATATCGCTCTCCCTTTCCCGTTCGCATCCTGCGCAACGCCAGCCCCCAGGTGGTGATTCAACTGGAGGAGATGAGCCGCGAGCTGCCGGGGGTGATGGTGGAAGCCGAGACCATACGGCTTTATCCCAATGGCGACTTAGCGGCCCACCTGCTTGGCTATACCGGCGAGATCCCCCAAGAAAAACTACAGGCGAACCCTGACTACCGCCTAGGGGATATCGTCGGCCTGATGGGAGCAGAGGAATTGTTTGAGGCCCATCTGCGCGGCCAGTGGGGGGGGCGACAGGTGGAAGTTGACGCGATGGGGGAAGTGTTGCGGGTGTTGGGGGAGCAAGCGCCCCAACCGGGGAAAACCCTACAACTGACCCTGGATGTGCGTCTTCAGCAGGTGGCGGAGCAAGCTCTGGCCAATCGCAAAGGGGCGGTTATTGCTATGGATCCCCGCGATGGGTCGATCCTGGCCATGGCCAGTTATCCCACCTTTGATCCCAACCTGTTTTCCAGTCGTATCACCCAAGCCCAGTGGGATACTCTGCAGCAGCAGGAATTTCCCTTCCTCAACCGAGGTATGCGGGCCTATGCCCCTGCTAGCACCTATAAGATTATCACCACTGCCGCTGGGATCGAGTCGGGCGCTTTTCCTCCGGGTACCGTGCTGCAAACCGCCCCCTATGTACAGGTGGGGGGCTGGCGCTTCTGGGATTGGAACCGTGTCGGATTTGGGCGGCTCAACTACCGACAGGCGATGGCATGGAGTAGCGATACTTTCTTCTATCAAATTGCCCTCGGTACCAAAGTCGGCCCACTACAGGAATGGTCGCGCCGGTTTGGGCTGGGTCAGCCGACGGGGATCGGCTTGAAGGGGGAAGCTTTAGGGTTAGTTCCTGATGCCGATTGGAAGCAACGGCACTGGCGTGAACCCTGGTATGTGGGCGATACGGTGAACATGTCTATTGGCCAGGGATTTATCACCGCCACCCCTCTACAAATGGCGGTGGTAACCGCGGCAGTGGCCAATGGGGGCTGGCGGGTGCGCCCCTTACTCTCCCAGCAGGTGATCCCCGAAAACCCGGTGCCGATGCGCCAATCGGTGGGCATGTCTGGCGCAACGCTGCAAATTTTGCAGCAGGGACTGCGGGATGTGGTGGTCTTCGGCACCGGCGGCAACGCCAATCTAGGGCCAGGATTCCCCCCAACAGCAGGCAAAACCGGCACGGCAGAGGATCCCCCCCGGCGCTCCCACGCTTGGTATGTTGGCTATGCCCCCTATGACCAGCCCGAACTCGTGGTGGTGGTGTTTCTGGAAAACAGCGGCGGTGGCGGCGGTGCTCAGGCGGCTCCGGTCTTTCGAGAGGTGATGCGGGCTTATTTCCAGCCAGAGTCGTGA
- a CDS encoding SDR family oxidoreductase codes for MADVVLITGASEGIGRATAFTFARGGCRLALAARTPETLNQTAIDLEQSLNAEVLAIPTDVAQPEQVQTLVERTLERYGRIDCLINNAGICMSGPFLQTTPDHWQQLMAVNFLGYIHTIRAVLPDMLKRKQGQIVNVGSIGGKMPLPHMSAYCASKYAVTGLTEALRLELKSQGIQVIGVHPGIVNSDFLKRAIFLDEPQPTASANGHDAPTAGGLARERMEQALESFLVSQPEEVAEAIWEAVRESKSEVVVGMAQWAVGAYTLFPGLVGPMLQDAPR; via the coding sequence ATGGCCGATGTTGTTTTAATTACGGGAGCTTCTGAGGGCATCGGCAGAGCCACTGCCTTTACCTTTGCTCGTGGAGGCTGCCGCTTGGCCTTGGCCGCCCGTACCCCTGAAACTCTGAACCAGACCGCCATCGATCTAGAGCAAAGCCTGAATGCAGAAGTGTTGGCTATTCCCACCGATGTTGCGCAACCCGAGCAGGTACAAACCCTGGTGGAAAGAACCCTCGAGCGCTATGGCCGCATCGATTGCCTGATCAACAACGCCGGCATCTGCATGAGTGGCCCTTTCTTGCAAACCACTCCAGACCATTGGCAGCAACTGATGGCGGTCAACTTTTTGGGCTACATCCACACGATTCGGGCCGTGCTCCCCGATATGCTGAAGCGCAAGCAAGGACAGATTGTGAATGTGGGATCCATTGGCGGCAAAATGCCCTTGCCACACATGAGTGCCTACTGCGCCAGCAAATATGCGGTCACGGGACTGACGGAGGCCTTACGCCTAGAACTGAAATCTCAAGGGATCCAAGTGATCGGTGTGCATCCGGGCATCGTCAACAGCGATTTTCTCAAACGCGCCATTTTCCTGGATGAGCCGCAACCCACAGCCTCCGCCAATGGCCATGATGCCCCCACTGCTGGTGGCCTAGCCCGAGAGCGAATGGAACAGGCGCTGGAGAGTTTCCTGGTCAGTCAGCCAGAGGAAGTGGCCGAGGCCATTTGGGAGGCCGTTCGAGAGTCTAAGTCAGAGGTGGTGGTGGGCATGGCACAATGGGCAGTAGGAGCCTACACCCTCTTTCCTGGCTTGGTTGGCCCGATGCTTCAGGATGCACCGAGATGA
- a CDS encoding pentapeptide repeat-containing protein, which translates to MPLANSGESMEAAELLSRYAAGDRYFRSVDLSGTNLVEANLIGIDLGQARLSGANCSKSNLKDADLSGADLLAAYFSFANLSGANLSEANLYASNFSKADLRGTNLIRALMQGSDLSGANLSGANLSGANLQEANLSGANLIRAKLSGANLSWAKLRGADLMEAELIEANLREANLWESVLIRADLTGANLEGSRLSGVMMEQARLEGSNLQDAKLWGAKLRACQLADANLRGASLSGANLWTADLSRCDLTFADIREADLMGSALSEANLSGANLRGTDLSGADLTGADLSGANLSLASLNGAFLEGAIYSSNTRFPIDFDPELEGLKLFGAAPDATS; encoded by the coding sequence ATGCCACTAGCTAACTCTGGGGAATCCATGGAGGCAGCCGAGCTGCTCAGCCGTTACGCGGCGGGAGATCGCTATTTTCGCAGCGTTGATCTCTCTGGAACCAACCTAGTGGAGGCCAATCTAATCGGTATCGATCTGGGCCAAGCCCGTCTGAGTGGGGCCAACTGCAGCAAATCCAACCTGAAAGATGCCGACCTCAGTGGAGCCGATCTCCTGGCTGCCTATTTCAGCTTCGCCAACTTGAGTGGGGCCAATCTGAGCGAGGCCAATCTCTACGCCAGCAACTTCAGCAAAGCCGACCTGCGGGGGACAAACCTGATCAGGGCACTGATGCAGGGATCCGACCTAAGCGGGGCCAACCTGAGCGGGGCCAACCTGAGTGGGGCCAACCTGCAAGAAGCCAATTTGAGCGGGGCCAACCTAATCCGGGCTAAGCTCTCCGGGGCCAACCTGAGCTGGGCCAAGTTGCGCGGGGCAGACCTGATGGAGGCAGAGCTGATCGAGGCTAATCTGCGAGAGGCTAACCTCTGGGAATCGGTCTTGATCCGGGCAGATTTGACGGGGGCCAACCTAGAAGGGTCTCGCCTTAGCGGTGTGATGATGGAGCAGGCACGGCTAGAGGGATCCAACCTCCAAGATGCGAAGTTGTGGGGGGCGAAACTGCGGGCCTGTCAGCTTGCGGATGCCAACTTGCGGGGGGCTAGCCTCAGTGGTGCCAACCTTTGGACGGCTGACCTGAGCCGTTGTGATCTCACCTTTGCCGATATCCGCGAGGCCGATTTGATGGGATCCGCCTTGAGCGAGGCCAACCTGAGTGGGGCCAATTTGCGGGGTACGGACTTGAGTGGGGCCGACTTAACAGGGGCAGACTTGAGCGGGGCCAACCTCTCTTTGGCTAGCCTGAACGGCGCCTTTCTGGAAGGGGCGATCTACAGCTCCAACACCCGCTTCCCTATCGATTTTGATCCAGAACTGGAGGGGTTGAAATTGTTTGGCGCTGCCCCTGATGCAACTTCCTGA
- a CDS encoding pyridoxal phosphate-dependent aminotransferase, producing the protein MSWPQHGGNRAWGAAIAGCSPAEILDFSASLNPLGPPESVLQALGKALAEPDPVAISRYPDPEYLQLRTRLAEHWAIDPDWVFVGNGAAELLTWAARDAQGREVWLPKPAFGDYERALRGAGAVIKPFGYPFPDEQGSLALAKVLQQCSSGPTGRILWLNNPHNPSGGLRSRPEILELLPQFQQVMVDEAFMDFLSGDVPGVTCNPEPPRDPVDPHTAAAPRSQTLIPDLAAHPNTVVIRSLTKFYTLPGLRIGFAVGHPDHWRRWQLWRDPWSVNGLASVAVEAALADESFRQRTLAWLPVAREHLRKGLQALPGWDPWPSQTNFVLVRCPSSATQIQRALLQRHRILVRDCRSFPELGDWYLRIGLRTLPEQEQLLSACREILENG; encoded by the coding sequence ATGTCTTGGCCTCAGCATGGTGGCAATCGCGCTTGGGGAGCAGCTATTGCTGGCTGTTCTCCAGCGGAGATCCTCGATTTTTCCGCTAGCCTAAATCCCCTTGGCCCGCCGGAGTCGGTCTTGCAAGCCCTGGGCAAAGCCTTAGCTGAGCCCGATCCAGTTGCCATCAGCCGCTATCCTGATCCTGAGTATTTGCAGCTACGCACCCGGCTGGCTGAACATTGGGCCATAGACCCAGATTGGGTCTTTGTGGGTAATGGGGCAGCAGAGTTGCTCACTTGGGCAGCTCGGGATGCACAGGGGCGGGAGGTGTGGTTACCCAAGCCTGCCTTTGGGGATTATGAGCGGGCCCTCCGTGGGGCAGGAGCGGTGATCAAGCCCTTTGGGTACCCTTTTCCAGATGAACAGGGATCCCTTGCCTTGGCAAAGGTGCTTCAGCAATGCAGCAGTGGCCCTACAGGGCGGATACTGTGGCTGAACAACCCCCATAATCCCAGCGGTGGGTTGAGATCCCGACCCGAAATTCTGGAGCTGCTGCCCCAGTTTCAACAGGTGATGGTGGATGAAGCCTTCATGGACTTTCTGTCGGGGGATGTGCCTGGTGTTACATGCAACCCAGAGCCCCCACGGGATCCTGTGGATCCCCACACTGCAGCAGCGCCCCGGAGCCAAACGCTGATCCCCGACTTGGCTGCTCATCCGAATACAGTGGTGATTCGTTCCTTGACCAAGTTTTACACCCTGCCGGGATTGCGCATTGGCTTTGCGGTGGGGCACCCTGACCACTGGCGGCGCTGGCAACTTTGGCGGGATCCCTGGAGTGTCAATGGCTTAGCATCGGTGGCGGTGGAGGCAGCCCTGGCAGATGAATCGTTTCGTCAGCGCACATTGGCCTGGCTACCGGTTGCCCGAGAACACCTACGCAAAGGGCTACAAGCGCTGCCGGGTTGGGATCCCTGGCCCAGTCAGACCAATTTTGTGCTGGTGCGCTGTCCTAGTTCGGCAACGCAAATCCAACGGGCCCTGCTACAACGGCATCGAATATTGGTGCGGGACTGCCGGAGTTTCCCGGAGTTGGGGGATTGGTATCTGCGCATCGGCCTGCGTACCCTACCTGAGCAAGAACAGTTGCTATCCGCCTGTCGGGAAATACTAGAGAATGGCTAG
- the hisH gene encoding imidazole glycerol phosphate synthase subunit HisH: MGAVRLAVIDYDAGNLHSACKGLEHAGAEVHLIESPAGLEKFDGVVLPGDGAFDPAMQQLQERGFSEPIREAVQRGQPFLGICIGLQVLFEGSEEGVEPGLRIVPGRVRRFRSEMGLRIPHMGWNQLQFTQANSPLWSGIPDGAWAYFVHSYHGVPSDPSWVAATVQHGTQTVVAAIARGTLWATQFHPEKSGPHGLKMLQNFVTFVAQRDPFPSLISVQSA, translated from the coding sequence ATGGGAGCCGTGCGACTGGCGGTGATCGACTACGATGCTGGAAACCTGCACTCTGCCTGCAAAGGGCTAGAACACGCTGGGGCAGAAGTGCATCTGATCGAAAGTCCGGCGGGACTAGAGAAATTTGATGGCGTGGTGTTGCCGGGGGATGGAGCCTTTGACCCTGCCATGCAGCAGTTGCAAGAACGGGGCTTTAGCGAGCCCATTCGAGAAGCCGTACAGCGAGGTCAGCCGTTTTTGGGCATTTGCATTGGCTTGCAGGTGTTGTTTGAGGGCAGCGAAGAAGGGGTGGAACCGGGGTTGAGGATTGTGCCCGGTCGAGTGCGGCGCTTTCGTTCAGAAATGGGCCTGCGCATTCCCCACATGGGCTGGAACCAATTGCAATTCACCCAGGCCAACTCCCCCCTATGGTCAGGGATCCCTGATGGAGCTTGGGCCTATTTTGTGCATTCCTATCACGGTGTGCCCAGCGATCCGAGCTGGGTGGCGGCGACCGTCCAACATGGCACGCAAACCGTTGTGGCGGCCATCGCGCGCGGAACCCTCTGGGCCACCCAATTTCACCCAGAAAAGTCTGGCCCCCACGGGCTGAAGATGCTGCAAAACTTTGTTACATTTGTCGCCCAACGGGATCCCTTCCCCAGTCTTATCTCTGTCCAAAGCGCCTGA
- a CDS encoding EVE domain-containing protein, giving the protein MNYWLMKSEPSVYSIWDLQRQGQTLWDGVRNYQARNYLKAMQLGDCAFFYHSNADPPGIAGLMEILETQVVDPSQFDTASPYYDPKSSREDPRWHTVRVRFVAAFERFLTLPELRDTFTPEELEVVRRGTRLSVMPVAPAVAEQVLALTTVSPQPL; this is encoded by the coding sequence ATGAACTACTGGCTGATGAAATCCGAGCCAAGCGTCTACAGCATCTGGGATCTGCAACGGCAAGGACAAACCCTTTGGGACGGGGTACGCAACTATCAAGCCCGCAACTACCTAAAAGCGATGCAGCTAGGGGATTGTGCTTTCTTCTACCATTCCAATGCCGATCCACCCGGAATTGCCGGTTTGATGGAGATCCTGGAAACCCAGGTGGTGGATCCCAGCCAATTTGACACAGCCAGCCCCTACTACGATCCCAAATCCAGCCGCGAGGATCCCCGTTGGCACACGGTGCGGGTGCGATTTGTGGCGGCTTTTGAACGATTTCTCACTTTGCCAGAGCTACGGGATACTTTTACCCCTGAGGAACTGGAAGTGGTGCGGCGGGGCACACGACTTTCGGTGATGCCGGTTGCTCCAGCCGTAGCAGAACAGGTGCTGGCGCTAACGACAGTTTCCCCCCAACCTCTATGA
- a CDS encoding lipopolysaccharide biosynthesis protein has protein sequence MDRRTDPVSQKLEEDRAGPQRRLQQASWLMLGNGLRLGLSGVYFILLARLLGPEAFGVLSAILACSNLAAPFGYFGQSELLIQRLSQRGSDPLGSHASEGRIFPPAVEAAGPSLWLASLGCGAMALLLWPLLSFWLAGIPVLVVGLLLTSDLFFIGLQEVQKGQLIGQEHIGGVALIDTGMALGRVSAVLLAAGLGWGSLAQWSVLYGLMVLAVLLLTAWGMGRWAKEAVSLPGALSWRDLRERLTAGWDFAVGLAAVKTFTDLDKLLLPRLASATAAGLYGAAYRVINFSQTPMIALLTSHFAEICRQGRKGLRYGWSYAWQLAPWVVGYGSLATLGLALASYGIPWVLGSAYQETAQILRWLSPVILLEGIHLLLSQVLTGVGLQKPRSRLQLLALGLNGLLNGVWIPMWGWRGAASATLLSEVALVLALLLLICRQWPSGERSEPRGLSRFCRLLWHRGRK, from the coding sequence ATGGATCGGCGGACTGATCCGGTGTCGCAGAAGCTGGAGGAGGATCGGGCCGGGCCACAACGACGGCTACAGCAAGCCTCTTGGCTGATGTTGGGCAATGGCCTACGTCTGGGCCTGTCGGGGGTTTATTTCATTTTGCTGGCGCGGCTGTTGGGGCCAGAAGCCTTTGGGGTACTCTCCGCCATCTTGGCCTGTAGTAATCTGGCCGCCCCCTTTGGCTATTTCGGGCAATCGGAGCTGTTGATTCAGCGTTTGAGCCAGCGGGGCTCTGATCCGCTCGGATCCCACGCATCTGAGGGCAGGATTTTCCCTCCCGCGGTGGAGGCGGCTGGCCCCAGTTTATGGCTGGCAAGCTTGGGCTGTGGAGCGATGGCGCTGCTGTTGTGGCCTCTCTTGAGCTTTTGGCTAGCAGGGATTCCGGTGCTGGTGGTGGGGTTGCTGCTGACGAGCGACCTGTTCTTCATCGGTTTGCAGGAGGTGCAAAAGGGTCAGTTGATCGGGCAGGAACACATAGGCGGGGTGGCTTTGATCGATACAGGTATGGCTTTGGGCCGAGTCAGTGCTGTGTTGCTGGCGGCGGGCTTGGGGTGGGGATCCCTGGCGCAATGGTCTGTGTTGTACGGGTTGATGGTGTTGGCTGTGCTACTGCTCACGGCTTGGGGCATGGGGCGCTGGGCTAAGGAGGCGGTCAGCCTGCCCGGGGCTCTAAGCTGGCGAGATCTGCGAGAGCGGTTGACGGCGGGTTGGGATTTTGCGGTGGGGTTGGCGGCGGTCAAGACCTTCACCGATTTGGATAAGTTGCTGTTGCCCCGGTTGGCCTCTGCAACGGCGGCAGGTCTCTACGGTGCTGCCTATCGGGTGATTAATTTCTCCCAAACACCGATGATTGCCTTGCTCACCAGCCATTTTGCGGAGATCTGTCGGCAAGGGCGAAAAGGGCTACGTTATGGCTGGAGCTATGCCTGGCAACTTGCCCCTTGGGTGGTGGGGTACGGCAGTTTGGCGACGCTGGGGTTGGCGTTGGCATCCTACGGGATCCCTTGGGTACTGGGATCCGCTTACCAGGAAACGGCCCAGATCCTGCGCTGGCTCAGTCCAGTGATTTTGCTAGAAGGGATCCACCTCTTGCTTTCCCAAGTGCTGACGGGGGTAGGTTTGCAGAAACCCCGTAGCCGCCTGCAATTGCTAGCTCTAGGGCTGAACGGGCTTTTGAACGGGGTTTGGATCCCGATGTGGGGTTGGCGGGGGGCAGCCTCAGCCACGTTGCTATCGGAGGTGGCTTTGGTGCTAGCTTTGCTGCTGCTGATTTGCAGACAATGGCCTTCTGGTGAGAGATCCGAACCTAGGGGGCTTTCGCGATTTTGTAGGTTGCTTTGGCATCGGGGCCGAAAGTGA